Proteins encoded within one genomic window of Halomonas sp. YLGW01:
- the dusB gene encoding tRNA dihydrouridine synthase DusB, whose amino-acid sequence MPASLPAIGRHRLSNRVILAPMAGVTDRPFRQLCRRLGAGLVVSEMVTADPALWHTRKSRLRLDHAGEPGPRSVQIAGGDATMLAEAARLNADQGAEIIDINMGCPAKKVCNKAAGSALLRDEALVAEILEAVVAAVDIPVTLKIRTGWCADSNNGVRIARLAEEAGIKALAVHGRHREQRYSGHAEYDTIAAIKNSVSLPVFANGDIDSPAKAAAVLDYTGADAVMIGRGAQGNPWIFREIDHYLRHGRALPAPSRDERRRVMHGHLDALHGFYGEHMGVRIARKHLGWYLARHCPADELKAHRARFNVLESARDQLHFVDELFCHGAEGSPRTLTTDGTSAA is encoded by the coding sequence ATGCCCGCTAGCCTGCCCGCCATCGGCCGGCACCGCCTGTCCAATCGTGTGATCCTGGCCCCCATGGCCGGCGTCACCGACCGTCCCTTTCGCCAGCTCTGCCGGCGGCTGGGCGCTGGCCTGGTGGTGTCCGAGATGGTTACCGCCGACCCGGCCCTGTGGCATACGCGCAAGTCGCGTCTGCGACTGGATCATGCCGGCGAGCCGGGCCCGCGCAGCGTACAGATCGCCGGTGGTGATGCAACGATGCTCGCCGAGGCGGCACGCCTCAACGCCGACCAGGGCGCCGAGATCATCGATATCAACATGGGCTGTCCGGCCAAGAAGGTCTGCAACAAGGCCGCCGGCTCGGCCCTTTTGCGCGACGAGGCCCTGGTCGCCGAGATTCTTGAGGCCGTGGTGGCCGCCGTGGACATCCCGGTGACGCTGAAGATTCGCACCGGCTGGTGCGCCGACAGCAACAACGGCGTGCGCATCGCCAGACTCGCCGAAGAGGCCGGCATAAAGGCCCTCGCCGTGCACGGCCGCCACCGCGAGCAGCGCTACAGCGGCCATGCCGAGTACGACACCATCGCCGCGATCAAGAACAGCGTCTCGCTGCCGGTATTCGCCAACGGCGATATCGATTCCCCGGCCAAGGCGGCTGCCGTCCTCGACTATACTGGGGCGGATGCGGTGATGATCGGCCGCGGTGCCCAGGGCAACCCCTGGATCTTCCGGGAGATCGACCATTATCTGCGCCACGGACGTGCCTTGCCGGCCCCCTCACGCGACGAGCGCCGACGGGTGATGCACGGTCACCTCGACGCCCTGCACGGCTTCTACGGGGAGCACATGGGCGTGCGCATCGCGCGCAAGCATTTGGGATGGTACCTGGCCCGGCACTGCCCGGCCGACGAACTCAAGGCCCACCGGGCCCGTTTCAATGTCCTGGAGAGCGCCCGGGATCAACTTCATTTCGTGGACGAACTGTTTTGTCACGGCGCCGAAGGCTCGCCACGGACCCTGACGACAGATGGAACCAGTGCAGCATGA
- the prmA gene encoding 50S ribosomal protein L11 methyltransferase yields MPWLQLKARIAPAQAELLEELLLAEGANAITLQDAHDDPVFEPDRGTTPLWDETVLTGLYDDLEGIEAMLEQVRAAWAAEMPGEPCPEIEYELLADRDWEREWMDGFAPLKMGSRLWIVPSWQDAPDEDAVNLRLDPGLAFGTGTHPTTALCLEWLDGLAVSGELEDREVLDVGCGSGILAIAALKLGASRATGSDIDPQALTASRDNAERNDVEADRLSLHYPEQLSEGHYPIVLANILAGPLIELAPTIAGHVAPGGRLALSGILAHQADEVLTAYLAQGLQMAEPEEREGWVRLEGHRPGA; encoded by the coding sequence ATGCCCTGGCTACAACTCAAGGCGCGTATCGCCCCGGCCCAGGCCGAGCTGCTCGAGGAGCTGCTGCTCGCCGAGGGCGCCAACGCCATCACCCTGCAGGATGCCCACGACGATCCGGTCTTCGAGCCCGATCGCGGCACCACCCCGCTATGGGACGAGACGGTCCTCACCGGGCTCTACGACGACCTGGAGGGCATCGAGGCTATGCTGGAGCAGGTCCGCGCGGCCTGGGCCGCCGAGATGCCCGGCGAGCCCTGCCCGGAGATCGAATACGAGCTGCTGGCCGACCGGGACTGGGAGCGGGAGTGGATGGACGGCTTCGCGCCGCTGAAGATGGGCAGCCGCCTGTGGATCGTGCCGAGTTGGCAGGACGCGCCCGACGAGGACGCCGTGAATCTGCGCCTCGACCCGGGCCTGGCCTTCGGTACCGGCACCCACCCCACCACCGCCCTGTGCCTGGAATGGCTCGATGGCCTGGCGGTCTCCGGTGAGCTCGAGGACCGCGAGGTGCTCGACGTCGGCTGCGGCTCGGGCATCCTGGCCATCGCCGCCTTGAAGCTCGGCGCCTCCCGCGCCACCGGCAGTGACATCGACCCCCAAGCGCTGACCGCCAGCCGCGACAACGCCGAGCGCAACGACGTCGAGGCCGACCGACTCAGCCTCCACTACCCCGAGCAGCTCAGCGAGGGTCACTACCCGATCGTGCTGGCCAACATCCTCGCCGGCCCCCTGATCGAACTGGCGCCGACCATCGCCGGGCACGTCGCTCCGGGCGGTCGCCTGGCCCTGTCGGGCATCCTCGCCCACCAGGCCGACGAGGTGCTCACGGCCTATCTCGCCCAGGGACTCCAGATGGCCGAGCCCGAGGAACGCGAGGGCTGGGTGCGGCTGGAAGGCCACCGCCCCGGCGCCTGA
- the accC gene encoding acetyl-CoA carboxylase biotin carboxylase subunit, translated as MLDKVLIANRGEIALRILRACKELGIKTVAVHSQADRELMHVRLADEAVCIGPAPSAKSYLNIPALISAAEVTDADAIHPGYGFLSENANFAEQVERSGFAFIGPRADTIRLMGDKVSAIEAMKKAGVPTVPGSDGPVPEEPEEAMAVARRIGYPVIIKAAAGGGGRGMRVVHSEAHLLSSISVTQNEANAAFGDGTVYMEKFLEQPRHVEVQVLADGQGNAVHLYDRDCSLQRRHQKVLEEAPAPQLDPDARAQVLKACTDACVEIGYRGAGTFEFLYEKGQFFFIEMNTRVQVEHPVTEMVTGVDIVKEQLLIASGQPLSIRQEDVVLNGHAFECRINAEDARTFVPSPGKITLYHAPGGLGVRMDSHLYTGYSVPPHYDSLIGKLITWGKSRETALTRMRNALDELLVEGIKTNIDLQKDLVRDGYFQQGGVNIHYLEKKLEA; from the coding sequence ATGTTGGACAAGGTACTCATCGCCAATCGTGGCGAGATCGCCCTGCGCATCCTGCGTGCCTGCAAGGAGCTGGGCATCAAGACCGTGGCGGTGCATTCCCAGGCCGACCGGGAACTGATGCATGTGCGGCTCGCCGATGAAGCGGTCTGCATTGGCCCGGCCCCCTCGGCGAAGTCCTACCTGAACATCCCGGCGCTGATCAGCGCCGCGGAGGTCACCGATGCGGATGCCATTCACCCGGGCTACGGCTTCCTCTCCGAGAACGCCAACTTCGCCGAGCAGGTCGAGCGTTCCGGCTTCGCCTTCATCGGCCCCAGGGCCGATACCATTCGCCTGATGGGCGACAAGGTCAGCGCCATCGAGGCGATGAAGAAGGCCGGCGTGCCCACGGTACCAGGCTCCGATGGCCCGGTGCCCGAGGAGCCCGAGGAAGCGATGGCGGTGGCGCGCCGCATCGGCTATCCGGTGATCATCAAGGCCGCCGCGGGCGGCGGCGGACGCGGCATGCGCGTGGTGCACAGCGAGGCGCACCTGCTCTCCTCGATCAGCGTGACCCAGAACGAGGCCAATGCGGCCTTCGGCGATGGCACGGTATACATGGAGAAGTTCCTCGAGCAGCCCCGTCACGTCGAGGTCCAGGTGCTGGCCGACGGCCAGGGCAATGCGGTGCATCTCTATGACCGGGACTGCTCGCTGCAGCGCCGTCACCAGAAGGTGCTCGAAGAAGCGCCGGCACCTCAGCTGGACCCGGACGCCCGCGCCCAGGTGCTCAAGGCCTGCACCGATGCCTGCGTCGAGATCGGCTATCGGGGCGCCGGCACCTTCGAATTCCTGTACGAGAAGGGTCAGTTCTTCTTCATCGAAATGAATACCCGCGTGCAGGTCGAGCATCCGGTCACCGAGATGGTCACCGGGGTCGACATCGTCAAGGAGCAGCTGCTCATCGCCTCCGGCCAGCCGCTGTCGATCCGTCAGGAGGATGTCGTCCTCAATGGCCACGCCTTCGAGTGCCGCATCAACGCCGAGGATGCGCGCACCTTCGTGCCCTCACCGGGCAAGATCACCCTCTATCATGCCCCGGGTGGCCTCGGCGTGCGCATGGACTCGCACCTCTACACCGGCTACTCGGTGCCGCCCCACTATGACTCCCTGATCGGCAAGCTGATCACCTGGGGCAAGAGCCGCGAGACCGCGTTGACCCGCATGCGCAACGCGCTCGACGAACTGCTGGTGGAAGGCATCAAGACCAACATCGACCTGCAGAAGGATCTGGTCCGCGACGGCTATTTCCAGCAGGGCGGGGTCAACATCCACTACCTGGAGAAGAAGCTCGAGGCCTGA
- the accB gene encoding acetyl-CoA carboxylase biotin carboxyl carrier protein, with product MDIRKVKKLIELLEESNISEIEIQEGEESVRISRHPNGVAYQPAPAAPAPAAAPAAPAASAEPAAPAAPTGHTVNSPMVGTFYRASAPGAKAFVEVGQSVKKGETICIVEAMKMMNQIEADKDGVIEAILVEDGEPVEYDQPMLVIG from the coding sequence ATGGATATCCGCAAGGTCAAGAAGCTGATCGAGCTGCTGGAAGAATCCAACATCAGCGAAATCGAGATTCAGGAAGGCGAAGAGTCGGTTCGCATCAGCCGCCACCCCAACGGCGTGGCCTACCAGCCCGCGCCCGCCGCGCCGGCCCCCGCCGCCGCACCGGCGGCGCCCGCGGCATCGGCAGAACCGGCTGCTCCGGCTGCGCCCACCGGCCATACCGTGAACTCGCCGATGGTCGGCACCTTCTACCGCGCCTCGGCGCCGGGCGCCAAGGCGTTCGTCGAAGTCGGCCAGAGCGTCAAGAAGGGGGAGACGATCTGCATCGTCGAGGCCATGAAGATGATGAACCAGATCGAAGCGGACAAGGACGGCGTCATCGAAGCCATCCTGGTCGAAGACGGCGAACCGGTGGAATACGATCAGCCCATGCTGGTCATCGGCTAA